Proteins encoded within one genomic window of Pseudocalidococcus azoricus BACA0444:
- a CDS encoding dienelactone hydrolase family protein has translation MTITTRSVQIPSSDIAIDAYLALPEAPGPHPAVIVFQEIFGVNSHIRHVTERFAQSGYVAIAPALYQRQSPGFETGYTAADVEIGRKYKDATTAAHLLADTQATLYYLSQLPDVNPEAIGTIGFCFGGHVAYLVATLPEIKATASFYGAGIATSTPGGGQPTLSRTPEIKGTIYAFFGDQDASIPLEQVTAIETELQKSGIKHHIFRYPADHGFFCDQRGSYDAAAASDAWSQVQTLFKTTLV, from the coding sequence ATGACCATCACGACTCGCTCCGTGCAAATTCCCAGTAGTGACATTGCCATTGATGCCTACTTAGCCCTGCCTGAAGCCCCCGGCCCCCATCCGGCGGTGATTGTTTTTCAAGAAATTTTCGGGGTCAACAGTCATATTCGCCATGTTACAGAACGATTTGCCCAGTCAGGATATGTAGCCATTGCCCCGGCCCTTTATCAACGCCAGTCCCCAGGGTTTGAAACGGGTTATACGGCCGCCGATGTTGAAATTGGGCGGAAATATAAGGATGCCACCACCGCGGCCCATCTCCTTGCCGATACCCAGGCCACCCTTTACTACCTCAGCCAGTTACCCGATGTGAATCCCGAAGCTATTGGTACGATTGGGTTTTGTTTTGGGGGGCATGTGGCCTACTTGGTCGCAACCTTGCCGGAAATTAAAGCTACAGCCTCTTTTTATGGGGCCGGCATTGCCACCTCTACCCCCGGCGGTGGTCAACCAACCCTCAGTCGCACCCCAGAGATTAAGGGAACAATTTATGCCTTTTTTGGCGATCAGGATGCCAGTATTCCCCTAGAACAAGTCACCGCCATCGAAACCGAACTCCAAAAATCTGGAATTAAACATCATATTTTTCGCTATCCGGCCGATCATGGCTTCTTCTGTGATCAACGGGGCAGTTATGACGCGGCGGCGGCTAGTGATGCCTGGTCGCAGGTGCAAACCCTATTCAAAACAACTCTAGTTTAG
- a CDS encoding bestrophin family protein, whose product MSSARYWESKLRQVLYPRPGRLRLALQYRGSVIPAIMPPVLLCTAAGIVISLLHTYVYPLSLPILGTVIPTIVLGLLLVFRTNTAYERFWEGRKLWGLMVNTSRNLTRLIWVAIPCETEADRQAKVGALHLILAFAIATKQHLRQEPLQEIAPFLTPDQLQALATVQNPPLRIAFWLEDYLHRQYRQGKIPIYQLTVLSDYVGNLVDVVGGSERIIKTPIPLAYAIHLKQLLLLYCLLLPFQLVGQLGIFTGLVVGLIAFTLFGVEEIGLEIENPFGRDCNDLPLDAICQTMQQNIQDLIDAPLMPFIAPPDSELRSGYPLTKMDQ is encoded by the coding sequence GTGAGTTCAGCACGATACTGGGAATCAAAACTGCGCCAGGTTCTCTATCCCCGCCCCGGCCGTCTTCGTCTGGCCTTGCAATACCGTGGCTCCGTGATTCCAGCCATTATGCCGCCAGTGCTACTCTGTACGGCTGCTGGGATTGTGATTAGCCTCCTCCATACCTATGTCTATCCCCTGAGTCTGCCGATTCTGGGGACGGTAATTCCCACCATTGTCCTCGGGTTGCTCTTAGTTTTTCGGACGAATACAGCCTATGAACGATTTTGGGAGGGGCGGAAACTATGGGGCCTGATGGTGAATACGAGCCGGAATCTGACCCGCCTAATTTGGGTGGCCATTCCATGTGAGACAGAAGCAGATCGTCAGGCCAAGGTTGGCGCACTGCATTTAATTCTGGCGTTTGCAATTGCAACGAAACAACATTTACGGCAAGAACCTTTGCAAGAAATAGCCCCATTTTTGACCCCTGATCAACTCCAGGCCTTAGCCACGGTGCAAAATCCCCCCCTGCGAATTGCGTTTTGGCTTGAGGACTATCTCCATCGGCAATATCGGCAAGGGAAAATTCCCATCTATCAACTGACGGTTTTAAGTGATTATGTGGGGAATTTGGTGGATGTAGTCGGTGGTTCGGAGCGGATTATCAAAACCCCAATTCCCTTGGCCTATGCAATTCACCTTAAGCAACTCCTCCTGCTTTATTGCCTCCTGCTGCCTTTTCAATTAGTGGGACAATTGGGCATTTTTACTGGCCTGGTGGTGGGATTGATTGCCTTCACATTATTTGGAGTAGAAGAAATTGGCCTGGAAATTGAAAACCCCTTTGGTCGCGATTGTAATGATTTGCCCCTAGATGCTATCTGTCAAACCATGCAACAAAATATTCAGGATTTGATTGATGCTCCACTAATGCCGTTCATAGCTCCACCTGACTCAGAATTACGGTCAGGCTATCCCCTTACCAAGATGGATCAATAG
- a CDS encoding LysR family transcriptional regulator: MTDLPFTLDHLRILKAIAAEGSFKRAAESLYISQPAVSLQIQNVEKQLDVPLFDRGGRRAQLTEAGQLLLEYGDRILALCQEACRAVDDLQKLQGGTLILGASQTTGTYLIPRMMGLFRHLYPQVAVQLHVHSTRRTCWSLVNGQVDLAIIGGEVPAELTESISVTPYAEDELALVLPASHPLAVSDQIVKEDLYKLNFITLDAQSTIRKVIDQVLLRANIDPRRLKVEMELNSIEAIKNAVQAGLGAAFLSVTAIDKELQLGDMRCIKIENVVIKRTLSLITNPNRYRSRAADTFCREILPQFATFELGRDFQELKPTLTSNSTPLKELLATPQAEPVSPGL, translated from the coding sequence ATGACCGATCTTCCCTTTACATTGGATCACCTTCGCATTCTCAAAGCCATTGCCGCCGAAGGTAGTTTTAAGCGGGCGGCCGAAAGCCTTTATATTTCCCAACCCGCCGTCAGTTTACAAATTCAAAATGTTGAGAAGCAACTGGATGTTCCCCTATTTGATCGGGGGGGGCGGCGGGCCCAACTGACTGAGGCAGGACAGCTACTTTTGGAATACGGCGACCGGATTTTAGCCCTCTGCCAAGAAGCCTGTCGGGCCGTTGATGACCTGCAAAAACTCCAAGGGGGAACCCTGATTTTAGGGGCAAGTCAGACCACTGGCACTTACCTGATTCCGCGGATGATGGGCCTGTTTCGCCATCTCTATCCCCAAGTGGCCGTCCAACTCCATGTCCATTCCACCCGGCGAACCTGTTGGAGTTTAGTCAATGGGCAAGTGGATTTGGCCATCATTGGCGGCGAAGTTCCAGCCGAATTAACGGAATCCATTAGTGTCACGCCCTATGCGGAAGATGAATTAGCCCTAGTGTTACCCGCAAGCCATCCCCTGGCGGTCTCTGATCAAATTGTTAAAGAGGACTTATACAAGCTGAACTTTATTACGTTGGATGCCCAATCCACGATCCGCAAGGTAATTGATCAGGTTCTCCTCCGCGCCAATATTGACCCTCGCCGCTTAAAGGTGGAAATGGAGCTGAACTCGATTGAAGCGATTAAAAATGCGGTGCAGGCGGGCCTGGGGGCAGCGTTTCTTTCGGTCACAGCCATTGATAAGGAATTGCAGTTAGGGGATATGCGCTGTATCAAAATTGAAAATGTGGTCATCAAGCGCACCTTGTCTTTAATTACTAACCCCAACCGTTATCGGTCACGGGCCGCAGATACTTTTTGTCGGGAAATCTTACCCCAGTTTGCCACGTTCGAGTTGGGGCGGGATTTTCAGGAATTAAAGCCCACCTTAACCAGTAACTCAACCCCCCTGAAGGAACTCTTAGCCACGCCCCAGGCTGAACCAGTTTCCCCAGGCCTGTAA
- the nadC gene encoding carboxylating nicotinate-nucleotide diphosphorylase — MAILPHWLILDTLLQAWLKEDIGRGDRTTQALGLGEQTGQAELEIKQAGMIAGLSIFGRVFQLLEPTAQIEFLIQDGEPANPTQIAARVTASLETLLLGERVALNLVMHLSGVASLTRIYADLIADLPTQLVDTRKTTPGLRLLEKYATQVGGAINHRFGLDDAVMIKDNHIQAAGGIAQALDQIRTQIPFTHKVEVETETLGQVQTALAAGADIIMLDNMPIERMTQAVDMIRHQRPEVKIEASGNITQETIRTVALTGVDYISTSATITRSPWLDCSLNLLAEMK, encoded by the coding sequence GTGGCGATTTTACCCCATTGGCTGATCTTAGATACGCTTCTCCAGGCCTGGCTCAAGGAAGATATTGGCCGGGGTGATCGGACAACACAAGCCTTGGGCCTGGGAGAACAAACCGGACAAGCCGAACTGGAAATCAAACAAGCTGGAATGATCGCTGGACTATCAATTTTTGGGCGGGTCTTTCAACTCCTCGAACCAACAGCCCAAATTGAGTTTTTGATTCAGGATGGTGAGCCGGCCAACCCTACTCAAATTGCCGCCCGTGTGACAGCCAGTTTAGAAACGCTCCTCCTCGGCGAACGGGTTGCCCTCAACTTAGTCATGCACCTGAGTGGAGTGGCCAGCTTAACTCGGATATATGCCGATCTGATTGCCGATTTACCAACCCAACTAGTTGATACCCGCAAAACAACACCTGGTCTGAGATTGCTGGAAAAATATGCCACTCAAGTCGGGGGAGCCATTAACCATCGCTTCGGCTTAGACGATGCGGTAATGATTAAAGACAATCACATTCAGGCTGCTGGCGGGATTGCCCAGGCCCTTGATCAGATTCGCACCCAAATTCCCTTTACCCACAAAGTTGAAGTCGAGACCGAAACCCTCGGGCAAGTCCAAACCGCCCTAGCCGCTGGGGCAGACATCATTATGCTAGATAATATGCCTATTGAGCGGATGACCCAGGCCGTGGATATGATTCGCCATCAACGCCCAGAAGTCAAAATTGAAGCATCCGGCAATATCACCCAGGAAACCATTCGCACTGTCGCCCTGACCGGAGTGGACTATATTTCCACCAGTGCTACCATCACCCGCTCTCCCTGGCTGGATTGTAGCCTGAACCTATTGGCCGAGATGAAATAA